AAACTCTTTCTTTGTTTCCTCCACGGACTTTTCTTCAAATGGCTTGAAGACGGCGATGCATGCATTATTGACGAGTATGTCTATCCTTCCCCATTTTCCCATTACTGCGTCAACAGCTTCTTTTACTTCCTTGTCCGATGTTACGTCACATTTCCGGAACAGCAGGCTGTCACTATGATCCGACATAAGCTGGGACAGGTTCTCGGCAAAAAGATCAAAGACCGCTACATTATACCCATCCTTCAATAATGATGATGCCATATGGAACCCTATGCCGTTATTCCCGCCGGTGATGATCACTACCTCATTGCCACTGCTCATATGTTTTCCGCCATGTATCGGTATTAAAGAAAATGTCCGTAGCCTTATAACTTATTGTTCCTTTCCAGTTCCCTTATTCTCATCTCCATCTCGATGAGTATGTTCATCATAGCGGCCTCCGTATTATTGGGATGGTTCACGAGCGTCTCCTCGCGCCTGCCGGCAAGCTCATAGAGCAGATAATCAAATATCTCCCTGCGGCCTTTATCCAGCGTCATGCGATACCCTTCCCATTTGGATGCGGCTTTCATTAGCTTAAGTCCCGGCATATTTTTCACCTCAAGCTTTACACTGGCAGGCGGGTAAATAAATGCGAAGAATAAGCGATTTGAAAATAATTAGATGGGAAAGCAGTTTAAGGCTCTTGATAATGCTTTAATAAGTCTTCCTTTATTGTCTTACATTACTTTTTAATCATGAAGCGCACGAAGGCGAACAAGGAACACGAAACTGCTAACCACGAAGCGCACGAAGGCGAACAAGGAACACGAAACTGCTAACCACGAAGCGCACGAAGGCGAACAAGGAACACAAAGGACCTTTTTTAGAAGATGATCATATACTTAAAAAATTTGTGAACCTTATTCGCCTTCGTGCGCTTTGTGGTTGGAAGCCGTGTCCTTGGTTGCCATTGTGTTCTAATTAGTAGAGCTTTAATGTCCTGATATAATACGTCCGGATAAATTTTTAGTCTTCTTTTTTTAGGTATGGATATCTCTCTTTAGGATATTTTTTACTTTTTAGCTTGTCGAGGAGCTTCGAGACTCTCTCTTTAGCCTCCTCTGTGCTTTCTATGTCTATTGAAATGTCGATGTCTACGATGTCGCCTTCTTTACAGCCTTCCGGCATGATGGCCATTGGCAGGTCGAAGGATATACGCTCGTCTTCCCTTAATAAAAGGACCGCGAATTCGCATTCTATCCGGTCTATGGTAGCTTTCATT
This genomic window from Methanooceanicella nereidis contains:
- a CDS encoding DUF3006 family protein — encoded protein: MKATIDRIECEFAVLLLREDERISFDLPMAIMPEGCKEGDIVDIDISIDIESTEEAKERVSKLLDKLKSKKYPKERYPYLKKED